A section of the Thermoplasmata archaeon genome encodes:
- a CDS encoding SCP2 sterol-binding domain-containing protein, which translates to MVDIFPVLVLVRDRFSNPEIKEKFRDVMKKIQFDFSDTKEQYLLSIENGNATLSKESVSAPDVLVSTTTDILAGIIDKKVNPVIAYSTRKIKVKGSMEDLLKLQKLLI; encoded by the coding sequence ATGGTAGACATATTTCCTGTTCTTGTGCTGGTAAGAGACCGTTTCTCAAATCCGGAAATAAAAGAAAAATTTAGAGATGTCATGAAAAAGATACAATTTGATTTTTCTGACACTAAAGAACAGTATCTGCTATCTATAGAAAATGGTAATGCTACGCTTTCAAAAGAATCTGTCAGTGCCCCAGATGTTCTCGTCAGCACTACTACAGACATTCTGGCAGGAATCATAGATAAAAAAGTAAATCCTGTTATTGCATATTCTACTCGAAAAATTAAAGTGAAAGGTTCTATGGAAGATCTATTAAAGCTTCAGAAACTGTTGATCTGA
- a CDS encoding MFS transporter, translating into MQYKNVVLTNTMLGALMASINMNIVMITLPTIFRGLNINPFAQGEFTYLLWILMGYSVVLATILVTFGRISDIHGRTRMYTLGFIIFTIASVLLSIVPDNSGNTGALFIIFFRMIQAVGGGFLMVNSTALITDAFPTTERGRALGINMVSFTVGSVLGLVLGGLLSQYDWHLVFIVNIPFAIIGTIWSIFKLKETSPRLKVSMDYWGNITLAISLILISLGFTYTLEPYGNSEMGWTNPWVIAAFIVGIIMLIAFIIVERKVKNPLFNLSLFKIKPFAYGNISLLVSSLGRGAVMFLVVIWLQGIYLPLHGFAYTVTPLWAGIYMLPMIFGMSIFGPIGGALTDKYGARTFATLGMIITVIGLFLLTLLPYNFNPVYFEGIMFVIGSGGGLFASPNTTAIMNAVSSQDRASANGMRMTINNVAGTISMAIFFSIAITIFSQSLPASMLQSSLAAGVPTKIAYILSKIPASGALFGAFLGVNPISVVPQQLLSTIPASALKTLESTTFFPNVIGPSFIKGLSDSIYIAMALSILGVIFSALMGERYVHEEHYHKS; encoded by the coding sequence ATGCAGTACAAAAACGTGGTACTTACAAATACTATGCTAGGCGCTTTGATGGCATCAATAAATATGAATATTGTCATGATAACATTACCGACAATTTTCAGAGGACTTAATATTAATCCCTTTGCACAGGGAGAATTTACATATCTTCTCTGGATCTTGATGGGATATAGTGTTGTTCTTGCAACTATTCTCGTGACCTTCGGTAGAATTTCAGATATACATGGCCGAACAAGAATGTATACCCTGGGATTTATAATATTCACTATTGCCTCCGTTCTGTTGTCTATTGTGCCAGATAACTCTGGAAATACAGGTGCTTTATTCATAATATTTTTCAGAATGATCCAGGCAGTGGGTGGTGGATTCTTGATGGTAAACAGCACCGCACTTATTACCGATGCATTTCCTACTACTGAGAGGGGTAGAGCACTGGGCATAAACATGGTATCTTTTACTGTTGGGTCAGTCTTAGGACTGGTTCTTGGAGGTTTGCTCTCGCAATATGACTGGCATCTTGTATTCATTGTCAATATTCCATTTGCAATAATTGGAACAATATGGTCCATCTTTAAATTGAAAGAAACTTCTCCTAGATTAAAAGTATCAATGGATTACTGGGGTAATATTACGCTTGCGATATCACTTATACTGATCTCACTTGGATTCACATACACTCTGGAACCTTACGGGAATTCAGAGATGGGTTGGACCAATCCTTGGGTAATTGCTGCATTTATTGTCGGAATTATAATGCTCATTGCATTCATTATCGTTGAGAGAAAAGTAAAAAATCCTCTTTTTAACCTGTCCCTGTTCAAGATAAAGCCTTTTGCATATGGTAACATAAGTTTGTTAGTATCTTCACTCGGAAGAGGCGCAGTAATGTTTCTTGTTGTCATCTGGCTTCAGGGTATATACTTGCCACTTCATGGTTTTGCTTATACTGTAACTCCGTTATGGGCTGGAATATATATGCTGCCTATGATATTTGGAATGAGTATATTTGGCCCCATTGGTGGAGCGCTTACAGATAAATATGGTGCCAGGACATTCGCTACGTTGGGTATGATTATAACCGTTATCGGACTGTTTTTATTGACGTTACTGCCCTATAATTTCAATCCCGTATATTTTGAGGGAATTATGTTTGTTATAGGTAGTGGGGGAGGGCTATTTGCCTCACCAAACACCACTGCTATAATGAACGCGGTCTCTTCACAGGACAGAGCTTCTGCAAATGGTATGAGAATGACTATTAACAATGTGGCCGGAACTATAAGCATGGCCATATTTTTCTCCATCGCAATAACCATATTTTCACAAAGTCTTCCAGCTTCAATGTTGCAAAGCTCTCTTGCTGCAGGAGTCCCTACAAAAATAGCCTATATTCTATCAAAGATCCCGGCTTCCGGTGCACTTTTTGGTGCGTTTTTAGGGGTAAACCCTATATCTGTAGTCCCGCAACAGCTTTTAAGTACTATACCGGCCTCTGCACTCAAAACTCTTGAATCCACAACATTTTTCCCGAATGTCATTGGCCCTTCTTTTATTAAGGGATTATCTGACTCAATATACATAGCAATGGCTTTGTCCATTCTGGGAGTAATATTCTCAGCATTGATGGGTGAAAGATATGTTCACGAAGAACATTATCATAAAAGTTAA
- a CDS encoding MFS transporter translates to MIESSVSKPRRSIGFLLAFSSFYIGLNYLWISYNSLILPTQVSILFPVPERGLIVGAVAACGVTLGIIMNILSGIISDQIHSSWGRRTPLILLGSMLLIPIMILVAVVPLTVILMASGYVFMQLFSNLAQGSFQPLLPDLIAQDQRGEAGGFLGLFTLIGDALGYGITGLLVGLGYLSISAFITIVPIILTMSIALYVIKNHDLPFLGTSKSLKKAFANIFKPEEEAPGFFWLVMGSFFVLTGSSGLTYFELYFFDDVLKLSTPAYGVAISGLVVLFVGMVATIGLGSLSDKVGRKLILILAAVVGGIAMPILPFTRSFEFFLVVAAIVGATTGLFLSVEMAYASDLVPLRASGQYMAYSNIAFGGSSAFAPIIDGSILYFFGSNMTNAFTAMFFTASIFYFFGAIFLLKTPKR, encoded by the coding sequence ATGATTGAGAGTTCAGTATCTAAACCAAGGAGGTCAATAGGGTTCTTGCTAGCGTTCAGCTCTTTTTACATTGGTTTGAATTATCTATGGATTTCATACAATTCTCTGATATTACCAACACAGGTCAGCATACTATTTCCAGTGCCTGAAAGAGGTCTCATAGTAGGTGCAGTGGCAGCATGTGGTGTTACTTTAGGCATAATCATGAATATTCTGTCAGGCATAATAAGCGACCAGATTCATTCTAGCTGGGGTAGAAGAACGCCATTGATACTGTTAGGAAGTATGCTGTTGATACCGATCATGATTTTAGTAGCCGTAGTGCCATTGACGGTTATCCTTATGGCTTCGGGATATGTTTTTATGCAACTATTTTCCAATTTAGCGCAAGGATCGTTCCAGCCACTTCTCCCAGATTTAATAGCCCAGGATCAGAGAGGAGAGGCAGGCGGGTTTTTAGGGCTATTTACGCTGATAGGCGATGCTTTGGGCTATGGTATCACCGGTTTGTTGGTTGGGCTGGGATATCTTTCAATATCTGCATTTATTACAATTGTTCCAATCATTCTAACCATGTCAATAGCATTATATGTGATCAAAAACCATGATCTGCCGTTTTTAGGTACTTCAAAGAGCCTGAAAAAAGCCTTTGCAAACATATTCAAGCCGGAAGAAGAAGCACCAGGATTTTTTTGGTTAGTGATGGGCTCTTTCTTTGTGCTCACTGGATCTTCTGGACTCACTTACTTTGAACTTTACTTTTTTGACGATGTGCTAAAACTTTCAACTCCGGCATACGGAGTTGCAATAAGCGGACTGGTAGTTTTATTTGTAGGCATGGTTGCAACGATTGGTCTTGGAAGCCTGTCTGATAAGGTAGGCAGAAAACTAATATTAATTTTAGCTGCAGTTGTAGGAGGTATAGCCATGCCAATCCTGCCATTTACCAGATCTTTTGAATTTTTCTTGGTAGTGGCAGCGATAGTAGGTGCAACGACCGGACTATTTTTGAGTGTTGAGATGGCATATGCTAGTGATCTCGTTCCTCTCAGGGCATCAGGACAGTATATGGCATACTCAAACATAGCGTTTGGCGGATCTTCTGCATTTGCGCCCATTATTGATGGCTCGATCCTTTATTTTTTCGGGTCAAATATGACCAATGCGTTCACCGCAATGTTTTTTACGGCCTCAATTTTCTATTTTTTTGGCGCTATATTCCTATTAAAAACGCCGAAACGTTAA
- a CDS encoding DEAD/DEAH box helicase — protein MDYIVHPFINKDKIEAREFQVKIAKNSLEKNTLVILPTGMGKTVIATLAIVNVLKEKGPKILFLAPTRPLVKQHEYTLTDFICGFKIGSVTGLVDSKTRKKVWDDNDIIIATPQVVESDLKNNLIDPSQFKLVIFDEAHKSIGNYAYTFLSNVFSKYSHIIGFTASPSSKAEKIEEIMRNLQIGNLEVRNESDEDISEYSHEISIDWYRLDMPAELAPLHSQLKQLYNDIILMLEKSSLFSGSTKITKRNLIEAQKKASIFIKEGKKEYFSIISTISMAIKVDQGIEYLETQGFDSCKEYLEKIVTAGNSEAGSKADKKLVKTVGFVNAVITARNLAEKNIEDPKLSAILKLVKRQISIKPDSRIIVFTNFRNVNNNIYESLKKIEGIKPLRFVGQANKESDAGLTQKEQAEILDRFRSGEFNVLVSTQVGEEGLDIPQTDLVIFNEPIPSEIRSIQRRGRTGRKRAGKVVILIYRNTRDEIYFWSSKNKERKMKTQIEKLKNTDHRKKKGQTTIFEF, from the coding sequence ATGGATTATATAGTTCATCCTTTTATTAACAAAGATAAAATCGAAGCTCGAGAATTTCAGGTAAAAATTGCAAAAAACTCACTTGAAAAAAATACACTTGTAATTTTGCCTACAGGGATGGGTAAAACGGTTATTGCTACGCTTGCAATAGTAAACGTTTTGAAAGAGAAAGGACCAAAAATATTGTTTTTAGCACCTACTCGGCCACTTGTAAAGCAACATGAATACACACTTACAGATTTTATATGTGGATTTAAAATTGGCAGCGTTACGGGTTTGGTAGACAGCAAAACTCGTAAAAAAGTATGGGACGATAATGATATTATAATTGCTACACCTCAGGTCGTAGAAAGCGACTTAAAAAATAATTTGATAGATCCGTCCCAGTTTAAGCTTGTGATATTTGACGAGGCACACAAATCAATTGGCAACTACGCATATACTTTTCTAAGCAATGTATTCAGCAAATATTCTCATATCATAGGGTTTACAGCCTCGCCAAGCTCGAAGGCCGAAAAGATAGAAGAGATAATGCGCAATTTACAGATTGGCAATTTAGAAGTAAGAAATGAAAGTGATGAAGATATAAGTGAGTATTCTCACGAGATCAGCATAGACTGGTATAGATTAGACATGCCTGCAGAATTGGCTCCATTGCATAGCCAGCTGAAACAGTTATATAATGATATTATCTTAATGCTTGAAAAATCTTCTTTATTTTCAGGCAGCACAAAAATAACCAAGCGAAATCTCATTGAGGCTCAAAAAAAGGCAAGCATATTTATTAAAGAGGGTAAAAAAGAGTATTTTTCAATAATATCTACAATTTCCATGGCGATCAAGGTGGATCAGGGGATAGAATATCTAGAAACACAGGGCTTTGATTCTTGTAAAGAATACCTGGAAAAGATAGTAACTGCTGGAAACTCAGAAGCGGGATCTAAAGCAGATAAAAAACTCGTAAAAACAGTAGGATTCGTCAATGCTGTAATCACTGCCAGAAACTTAGCAGAGAAAAATATAGAAGATCCAAAATTAAGTGCCATTTTGAAGCTAGTAAAACGCCAGATCTCTATTAAGCCAGATTCAAGGATAATAGTTTTTACAAATTTCAGAAATGTAAATAACAACATTTACGAATCATTAAAAAAAATAGAAGGTATAAAACCTCTGAGATTTGTGGGGCAGGCAAATAAAGAGTCTGATGCGGGGCTAACACAAAAAGAACAGGCTGAAATATTGGATAGATTTAGGAGCGGAGAGTTTAATGTTTTAGTATCTACACAGGTTGGTGAGGAAGGTCTGGATATCCCGCAAACAGATCTGGTAATATTTAATGAGCCCATTCCTTCCGAGATCAGAAGCATTCAGAGACGTGGAAGAACAGGCAGAAAAAGAGCTGGTAAAGTAGTAATTCTGATTTATAGAAATACAAGAGACGAAATATATTTCTGGTCCAGCAAAAATAAAGAACGGAAGATGAAAACTCAGATCGAGAAGCTGAAAAATACTGATCATAGAAAAAAGAAGGGACAGACCACAATATTTGAATTTTGA
- a CDS encoding Xaa-Pro peptidase family protein produces the protein MNNMILAIGYDSSKASYLIKEKKIEGILLSTPENVYYFTGAPVLPGTGNPILFALRNNIPSFAFVDNEGKVTLFTWFGVTMGIDYSVSDIRSYMDLNGAIDELASFIGEKLGNNAKIGIESFCPYIITELLNKSGITFEIVDDLVSELRIIKKKEEIEYIKKSIEIAERALSEPINKIKVGVNRKELAKILREAMIKNGATAIDHLTIAFGASNPEVLIDETLIEGQIVTIDIGAVYEGYVSDIRRLFFSGSDIPQATNDLYKKMVQIVDKVSQALKPGVKFGAIYDLAVELYRNAGLEPMFISVGHSIGILTEELLILQGSEINIEENMVLNIELYAPDENGVMIGDEETYVIENGESKRLTKLEREIFKV, from the coding sequence ATGAATAACATGATTCTAGCGATCGGCTATGATAGTAGCAAAGCATCGTATTTAATAAAAGAAAAAAAGATAGAAGGAATATTATTAAGTACTCCTGAAAATGTTTATTATTTTACAGGAGCGCCAGTGCTTCCAGGTACAGGCAATCCAATCTTGTTTGCATTGCGAAACAACATTCCATCATTCGCATTTGTGGATAATGAAGGTAAAGTAACACTTTTCACATGGTTCGGAGTAACCATGGGAATAGATTATTCTGTATCTGATATCAGGAGCTATATGGATCTAAACGGTGCAATAGATGAATTAGCATCATTTATAGGCGAGAAGCTAGGCAATAATGCTAAAATCGGCATTGAATCTTTCTGCCCCTATATAATTACAGAGCTCTTAAATAAAAGCGGTATTACATTTGAGATAGTTGATGACCTTGTCAGCGAATTGCGCATAATAAAGAAAAAAGAAGAAATAGAATACATAAAAAAATCTATTGAAATAGCAGAACGGGCGTTATCTGAACCTATCAATAAAATCAAAGTAGGGGTGAACAGGAAAGAGCTCGCAAAAATACTGAGAGAAGCAATGATAAAAAATGGCGCAACTGCTATAGATCACTTAACAATAGCATTCGGGGCATCTAACCCGGAGGTTCTGATTGATGAAACACTGATTGAAGGGCAGATTGTTACGATAGATATAGGTGCGGTTTATGAAGGATATGTATCAGATATAAGAAGGTTATTTTTCAGTGGTTCTGATATTCCTCAAGCAACTAATGATTTGTATAAAAAGATGGTCCAGATAGTAGATAAGGTAAGTCAAGCACTAAAGCCAGGGGTAAAGTTTGGAGCAATCTATGATCTCGCGGTTGAACTTTACAGAAATGCAGGGCTAGAGCCCATGTTTATCAGTGTCGGGCACAGCATCGGAATTTTAACGGAAGAACTGTTGATTTTGCAAGGTAGTGAAATTAACATTGAAGAAAACATGGTTCTCAATATTGAGCTTTATGCTCCGGATGAAAATGGAGTAATGATCGGAGATGAAGAAACTTATGTAATAGAGAATGGAGAAAGTAAAAGACTCACAAAGCTTGAAAGAGAGATATTTAAAGTTTAG
- a CDS encoding divalent metal cation transporter translates to MVQIDINKKLAELPTDIRVRTLDRLKITALRHNKKSAFARIILMLTLIGPGILVMIADNDAGGVVTYAQTGSVFGIGFFIPFMVLMIPVAYVVQEMTIRLAAVTRRGHAEMIWQRYGSFWGAFSLIDLMVANSLTLVTEFIGITFGLSMFGVKPIYAVIFSILVVLTITLTLRYYKWERVSLTIAALNLVFVPLVLFSHPNVGLVAQSFATWKINGGITSLFIYVLLANIGTTIAPWMLFFQQSAEVDKGTVPEDIKAARRDTLIGACVMGIVAISIIILTATLVYSPSIHPSSGYDMQYILTTISSKIGIIPVKLFALGLIEAGLIATIAITASTSWAVGEAFQWPKSINLPFWQGRKFYAPGMISLLIAAIIVLIPNISLGFLNLTVQVIASIFMPAALLFLLLLINDKEIMGKYANTKFQNTAVISIMSVLILMSGLYGISLIFPNLF, encoded by the coding sequence ATGGTGCAGATAGATATAAATAAAAAACTTGCAGAACTTCCAACTGATATAAGGGTTAGAACATTAGATAGACTGAAAATAACTGCACTGAGACATAATAAAAAGAGTGCATTTGCCAGAATTATTTTGATGCTGACGCTTATAGGACCTGGCATACTTGTAATGATTGCAGATAACGATGCTGGAGGTGTGGTAACTTATGCTCAAACAGGCTCAGTTTTTGGAATCGGCTTCTTTATCCCGTTCATGGTGCTGATGATCCCTGTAGCATATGTGGTCCAAGAAATGACGATAAGGCTCGCTGCAGTAACAAGAAGAGGGCATGCAGAAATGATATGGCAGAGATATGGGAGTTTCTGGGGCGCTTTTTCACTGATAGATTTGATGGTCGCAAATTCACTCACATTGGTTACTGAATTTATTGGTATAACATTTGGGCTGAGCATGTTTGGAGTCAAACCAATATACGCAGTAATCTTTAGTATTTTGGTTGTGTTAACAATAACACTTACGCTAAGGTACTATAAATGGGAGCGCGTAAGTCTTACCATTGCGGCATTAAACCTTGTATTTGTACCACTTGTATTGTTTTCACATCCGAATGTGGGACTTGTAGCTCAGAGTTTTGCAACATGGAAGATTAATGGAGGTATAACTTCGCTTTTCATTTATGTGCTTTTAGCAAATATAGGTACTACGATAGCACCTTGGATGCTATTTTTCCAGCAATCAGCAGAAGTAGATAAAGGAACAGTTCCTGAGGACATAAAAGCAGCGAGAAGAGACACATTAATAGGGGCCTGCGTAATGGGAATTGTTGCAATATCAATAATAATTTTAACAGCAACACTTGTGTACAGCCCAAGTATACATCCTTCCAGCGGATATGATATGCAATATATTCTTACTACAATATCCAGCAAAATAGGTATAATCCCTGTAAAGCTCTTTGCTCTCGGACTAATAGAGGCTGGGCTTATAGCAACTATCGCCATAACTGCAAGTACTTCCTGGGCAGTAGGTGAAGCTTTCCAGTGGCCAAAAAGCATAAATTTACCATTCTGGCAAGGTAGAAAATTTTACGCTCCTGGAATGATAAGTTTGTTAATAGCTGCAATAATAGTACTGATCCCAAATATCTCTCTCGGATTTCTTAACCTAACAGTGCAGGTAATAGCCTCTATATTTATGCCTGCGGCATTGCTATTTCTTCTTCTACTTATAAATGATAAAGAGATAATGGGTAAGTATGCAAATACAAAATTTCAGAACACAGCAGTAATATCGATCATGTCAGTGCTTATACTCATGAGCGGCTTATATGGCATATCGTTGATATTTCCAAATTTATTTTGA
- a CDS encoding Gfo/Idh/MocA family oxidoreductase, whose amino-acid sequence MKDYVGVGIVGLGGISIVHEAGYQDDRRSRIVAMCDSDGELARARVKQYDAKAYTNFKDLIRDPAVDIVDITLPHKLHYKVAKDAIEHGKNVIVEKPITLTYNEAVALIKISKDSNAKFTVAENTKFVKLYQAVETLLREEKIGEIWQVRTLIAGSEVERLTDINNWIRKKESGGGIIIDAGVHTFYLYKWLFGGVKSIHTFLWNRIKGTDVEDNAIMVGVLEDGAQFQAQLSDTAQSPWTERLEIYGSKGVIIGDQLSDPPLKIYEGPMDDEGQAVGGIEYNPAGWKAISIMEEVKDFVGAVIENRIPGVDPEDAANAVKVAELAYKNFSRLSEGHD is encoded by the coding sequence ATGAAAGACTATGTGGGTGTTGGAATTGTAGGATTAGGAGGCATCTCAATAGTACATGAGGCAGGATATCAGGATGACCGCAGATCAAGGATAGTAGCAATGTGTGATAGTGATGGAGAGCTTGCCAGAGCAAGAGTCAAACAATATGATGCAAAAGCTTATACTAATTTCAAAGATTTAATAAGAGATCCGGCAGTGGATATTGTTGATATAACTCTTCCACATAAATTACACTATAAAGTTGCAAAAGATGCCATAGAGCATGGAAAAAATGTGATTGTGGAAAAGCCAATAACGTTAACTTACAACGAAGCAGTAGCTTTGATAAAAATCAGCAAAGACAGCAATGCAAAGTTTACTGTTGCTGAGAACACGAAATTTGTCAAATTGTATCAGGCGGTGGAGACGCTATTAAGAGAAGAGAAGATAGGTGAAATATGGCAGGTCAGAACTCTCATAGCAGGCAGTGAAGTGGAAAGACTTACAGATATCAATAACTGGATCAGAAAAAAAGAGAGCGGTGGAGGAATAATAATAGATGCGGGAGTGCACACATTCTATCTTTATAAATGGCTGTTTGGAGGTGTAAAATCTATACATACATTTTTGTGGAACAGGATAAAAGGCACTGATGTAGAGGATAACGCAATAATGGTCGGGGTTTTAGAGGACGGAGCTCAATTTCAAGCACAGCTAAGTGATACTGCGCAGAGCCCTTGGACTGAAAGATTAGAAATATATGGAAGCAAAGGTGTTATCATAGGAGATCAGCTTTCAGATCCTCCGCTTAAAATTTATGAAGGGCCTATGGATGATGAAGGGCAAGCGGTAGGCGGTATAGAGTATAATCCGGCGGGCTGGAAAGCAATATCAATAATGGAAGAAGTTAAAGACTTTGTCGGGGCGGTGATAGAGAACAGAATTCCTGGAGTAGACCCAGAAGATGCTGCTAATGCAGTAAAAGTGGCAGAACTGGCGTACAAGAATTTTTCCAGGCTAAGTGAAGGTCATGATTGA
- a CDS encoding SDR family oxidoreductase, with amino-acid sequence MDKSVAIITGGARGIGEATAKLFAEKGYTVIVMDIIESNVCTEINGNGRECIFIKCDVSKEEQVKQAVTKVMNRFGKIDALLNIAGIVLVKPVDEITWDEFRKVVDVNIGGTFLTIKYVVPVMKKQNHGVIVNMASVSGHVGQVRHSLYGTTKGGILAMTRALAWELAPYNIRVNSVSPGSVDTQMLRDDVAGEAERLKISYNEIKKQREAEQAFGKWADPKEIAEAIYFLASESASFVNGADLLVDGGWVAK; translated from the coding sequence ATGGATAAAAGTGTTGCTATTATCACTGGTGGAGCGAGAGGAATAGGTGAGGCCACTGCTAAGCTATTTGCTGAAAAAGGATATACGGTAATCGTGATGGATATTATTGAAAGTAACGTCTGTACCGAAATAAACGGCAATGGCAGAGAGTGCATATTTATAAAATGCGACGTTTCTAAGGAAGAGCAAGTTAAGCAAGCTGTTACCAAGGTAATGAATCGATTTGGAAAGATAGATGCATTATTAAATATAGCAGGCATAGTGCTGGTAAAACCGGTGGATGAGATTACATGGGATGAATTTAGAAAAGTTGTGGATGTAAACATCGGTGGCACATTTTTGACAATAAAATATGTAGTTCCCGTGATGAAAAAACAGAATCACGGAGTGATTGTGAACATGGCATCTGTATCCGGTCATGTAGGTCAAGTAAGGCATTCGCTGTACGGAACTACGAAAGGTGGTATACTTGCAATGACCAGAGCACTGGCGTGGGAGCTTGCACCATACAATATTCGCGTAAATTCTGTGAGCCCAGGTTCAGTAGATACTCAGATGCTCAGAGACGATGTTGCAGGAGAGGCAGAACGGTTAAAAATAAGCTATAACGAAATAAAGAAGCAAAGAGAGGCAGAACAGGCATTTGGCAAATGGGCTGATCCGAAAGAGATAGCTGAAGCAATCTACTTTTTAGCCAGCGAATCTGCATCTTTCGTGAATGGAGCGGATTTATTGGTTGATGGTGGATGGGTTGCAAAATAG
- a CDS encoding 3-keto-5-aminohexanoate cleavage protein: MEPLIITATPNISWLNPKVKYPKNPEEMAESAKKCTVAGASIIHIHADKMWAETIRALRKKTRAIIQCGMSSLSIQDRLEVFSEHADMISIILGHHDEAFINLDTNVLHNREELIEYSKLIRQYKLRPEFEVWHTGNIWNLNYLIERKYLDPPYFSTLFFGWPGGNWTPPTIEEYLYRKRFMPEKSVINVSVMGAEQKDIITAAILLGDHVRVGTEDNPFIGDKEATTDQLVGWVCDIAKSIGRKVATVEEAKRIIGLKR; encoded by the coding sequence ATGGAACCACTTATTATTACAGCCACTCCAAACATAAGCTGGTTGAATCCAAAAGTAAAATATCCCAAAAATCCAGAAGAAATGGCAGAATCTGCTAAGAAATGCACTGTTGCCGGAGCATCGATAATACATATTCATGCCGATAAAATGTGGGCAGAGACAATAAGAGCTTTGCGTAAAAAGACTCGGGCAATAATACAATGTGGTATGTCCAGTCTCAGCATTCAGGATAGATTAGAAGTTTTTTCAGAACATGCAGATATGATCTCTATAATTCTCGGGCACCATGATGAGGCGTTTATAAACTTAGATACAAACGTGCTGCATAATAGAGAAGAGCTGATAGAGTATTCAAAACTTATCAGGCAATATAAGCTTAGACCTGAATTTGAAGTCTGGCACACTGGCAATATCTGGAACCTGAACTATCTGATTGAAAGGAAATATCTAGATCCTCCTTATTTTTCAACACTATTTTTTGGCTGGCCTGGAGGAAACTGGACTCCTCCAACAATTGAAGAATATCTGTACCGGAAAAGGTTTATGCCAGAGAAGAGTGTGATAAATGTGAGCGTTATGGGCGCAGAGCAGAAAGATATAATCACTGCTGCAATATTGTTGGGAGATCATGTGAGGGTTGGAACTGAAGACAATCCTTTTATAGGGGATAAAGAAGCTACAACAGATCAACTGGTTGGGTGGGTATGCGATATCGCAAAATCGATAGGCAGAAAAGTTGCAACTGTGGAAGAGGCTAAACGGATTATTGGATTAAAGAGGTGA